AGTTAAGATTTCAGTCAATTAACTTCTAGTCTTCTACTAAGGAATCTGACCCAAAAAGTATGTTTTTACCCTGGCAATAGCATCTTTTTCTCCTGCTTTCTCTATTGCTATAATATCAGGGCTTTCCAAGTTTATAACAATTTGCTTCATTCCTTGTCTAAGCAAACTACAGGCATAACTGCAGAAGATATTATGGATAAAAGAAGTTTAGACAAGCAATGCTTGAATCAAATAAGAAATTGAAAACTCATAACCAAATACTATACCCAATATTAATGGCTGTTTCCATCTTATCCCCAGTCAAAACCCATATCTTGATACCCGCTTGTGCAAGTTTGTCGATGCATTCAGGAACCTATCAATGGACGACAGGAAGAAACAAAAAATTAGTAACACATCCCAATGGTGATAGGTGGGAAGAGACTTGTGACTTAATAAAACTTACCCCTTGTTGTAGTTTGTCCTCAACAGCAGTGGCGCCTAAAAGAATCAACTCCTTTTCAATCTTTTCTGTTGCTTCATCGATCAATGCATCACGGTCTGCACTGACTGAATTCTTGGCCTCTGAAAATTGCTCATTGAATACTTGGTATTCTTCCTTACTGATTTCGCGATAGGCCAGTATTAAGGTCCTCAAGCCTGCATCAGCATACTCATTTACATGTTCCCTTGTTTCCTCTTCAAATTCCCTTCCACTTTTGGCGAGCCTTTCAAATATGACACTGCATAAAGTACCATAACCAGAAAGATAAGATAGAAAGGAAACGTAAACAAAGTCAGCAACTAATGTAAGAATTTAAGGAATTTATGGTGCTTGTGAAGTTGCAATTTAACTTACCTATCAGCACCTTTGCAAAGTAGCAATATCTTTCCTTCCTCATCCTTTACTATTACAGACATCCTTTTTCTTGTACTATCAAATTCCAAAACATTCAAAATTCTATATGACCTGCAAACAAAAAAAATCTATGGTTACTCTTGATATCCGAAATCTTATGCTGCTTATAGCGAAGATTCAATATCAGGATAGCTGTATCTGCATTAAGATCTCAAAATTGCTTCGCTCTGTGATCATGCAAATCTTTCATATAGGTAAAATATCATTTTAGTAGATCCACAAAATTCGAATGTCATTGATACTAGGCTGTTTATGTCAAACATAAAATATCTCCTGGCAATGTATTCAAGTGTCAACGTGATGGAGAAACAGGTAAGAGACACACAGGACAAGTGAGATAAATGGAAGCACCAAATAAACAGAACAAAAGAGCTGCGCTATGTTCTCACTTGTCACAGTCTAAGATATAAATATAAATCTTGCTCCAGGAGTATACTTTGCATTATATATAAAGTACTTACTATGTTTAATGTGCTTTTGAACTGGTTTTCATAATGAGGTACCAAAACTTCTGATATGATAttctttcaaaaaaaaaactaaaatgttGAAAAGGCAACACCACAGAGACATATTTGATGTTAACTAACCTCTCAACTTTCTTGCCAGATGCTAGATCCAACTCATGCACTGACACACTTGTTTGTGTCCTTTTAAATAATTCAAAGCCAATTTCTCTAGCTGCAATTACAAAGGCTGCCTCATCTGGAGATTCAGCTTCATATGAAATCTCCCTTGTACCGTCATCCACTTCTGGTATGACTGTATGACAGACTGCTAATAAACGGAAGAATTTCTGTATGACTTCTAAATGAGGTTCATGCACCCAACTTCCATTCATTATTCGCTCGTCAACAAAATTGAAGCCTTTAATAGTAGACTTCCTTGTACTAACAGCAGAATCCTCAACCAAGTTCTGATCATTTACCATCAATGGAGAACCATTTCTTTTAGCCAAAGCCCTCTCGACTTCTGTAATACCACGTCCGTAAGCAGTTCCAGCCACTGAGCACTTGACAAACTCCATTGAATTACAAGTCAATGTGCCGGTTTTGTCTGAAAGTATTGTGTCAACCTGGCCAAGTTCCTCATTTAAATTTGAGGTGCGGGCATGTGCTGGTTTATCAGTTTCTTCATGATACATATGAATGTCTTGATTAATGAAGATAGTCTGAAGAACTTTAACAATTTCTATGGACACATATAAAGATATCGGAATCAGGTAGCTATACAACATCACGGCTGTCAGAAAATGGTAAATGGCAGCAGCAGTAGCTCCATTGGGATCGAAATATATGTCAGATTCATCAGGTCGTAGATACCACCTTTTACGTCCACCATTTAAGTCCTCTTTAGTCAGAATTCCGAAGCAAACTGATCCGACAAAGGACATAGTGAACAAAACTCCAAATAAGAAGTAAACGATTTTATCCATTTTCCTCTCAACTGTGCTTCTTTTTGAAGGAGGATCTGTCGCATTCTGCATTACCTTTGTGTCGTGACCAGTGAAGATAACAGCCCCATATATGTAATCTGTGTTCCGCAATTTAGAGCCTCTGAGTAGTAATTGCTGGGGAGAAAGAGGATAATGTTTTCCTTCATATTCCATAGTTCCAACAAAAGTATATAAATTAGCATTAGGATCTTCACACTTAACAAAAGCCTTAAAGTCTTCGAAGTGGGAATCTTCGTGCAATGATGAGGTCCCCGTCAATGCTTGTTTCAGCTTCAAATTAGTCTCCCCGTCAAGATTCATAGTTTCAACGTAACAGACTCCATCTTCATAACTAGATGAAAGCAACAGTAAGTCTGCTGGAAAGAACTCATCCTTCTCCACCTTAACAATGTCGCCAACTCTCAAAATTTTCCATTCTGTATGATCAAAAACTCCattttcttgatgtactttaacCTTCCTATTATTTACCTCAACATCCTGAAAGGGAGAAAATGGAAAGACAAATGATAATCGTACAAACTACCCGTATCTATATACTAAAAAAGGAGACTCCAGTGGTACCAATAAAATGTGAATGTATCATATTTGGCAGCACCAGCTGAAATGCTAAAGCCTGAAACCAGACTTAATATTCTAAGACATAACAGTGTTATTGCAAAAAGGTACTTTTGCTATATTTGAACTGCTAAACAATTACCATGTACAATCAAGAGAGGTTTTACAAGTTTCTTGACTTGCACTAATTAAAGTAGTCCACTCAACAGATTATGCATACTTCTACATATTCCAGTTATAAAAATTATAGTATCACTGGTAGCTATTTAAAGCAGCCACCAGTTTATACATAAACTTTTTCTAACCCAAGCTTAAATACCCAAAAACAACTTGAAAAAGAAGCAAGAGAGAATAGGCAGATATATGAAGAGCACAAGTCATTGACTCTAAATACCTGTTGCTTTCGGCGCCCATCTTCGACGCCTTCTTTAACCATGGTGGCTCCAATGACAATAACAAGAGGAAtaacaacagcactggcagcagAATAAGGAGTCAATGGTGTGAAGGACAATATGGCAATGACAAGAAAGTAAAAGTTGGCCACCCTCCTGAACTGCTCAAACAAGGACTTTGGCAAGAATGTTGCAGCTGTATACTTTGTAGTGCTTACATAATTTCCTGCATAATCTCTAATTCCAGCCTCAAAACTATTTGGTTCATTGCAATACACCACTCTTGAATATCCTGGCCCTCCAATCTGTGAATGATCATCACCTAAAAATGATGCTTCCCCACATTTAAATGTGTAAATCTTGCTAAACTGTATCCTCTTCCTTCTACCAGTCTTCATTTTTATCCTTATCTTTGTCTATCACCCAAATTCCAATCAGAATAAAGTACCAAATTAaggtgaaaaaaagaagaaattattTAGTTTTTCCAGCAAGGCAAGGGAGATTCCCAAGAAGAACCCTTTTTCAATTGCCCAGAAACAGAACTCCTCCTAGAAAATCAAAACTTTCTCACACCCACCAAAGAATAAATGAATAATATATCCAAAGAACAGAACCCCAGATAAATGCTTCCCAAATAAATAGCTTTAAAACCCAACCTCATATAACTTGCACAAACAATGGGAAGAGAAAAATTAATCCTACCATCAAAAAGCTCTAATCTTTATAATGACCAAGAAACACAAACATACACTTCTGAATTCAAAAGGTGAAAGAAAAGGAGAGTATTGACTTCAAATTTATGTATAGTATTATGGTACAAAGTGAAGAAGGACAACGTGAGAAGAAATGTTTAGCTTATAATTTGGTTGATCTCCTTTGGCCTAAAAGACTTTGAACAATGACTTGGAtcttccctctctctctctctctctaatggAGCAAGTTGACTTTACTTAAATTTTGATTAACTTTAAAATCTCAGATTAACTATTCCTTAAAAGAATACAAATTGGCATCACATAATGTCCTAAAAAAACTTGCAAATTGCTCTCATCATATATAGTTGCAAATTCTAAGAAGAAAAGATACAATAAGAAGATTGACGGAAAAAGAAGCTTTTCGCGGGAAAATTTCTAAAGAATATAACGGATGGATTCTTCCATTTATGGGTGTTGGTCTACTCTCTGTACTTATCAGGAAGTTTCATAGAAAGTGAAGACAAAAAAATGTAGTGTACTCCATATTTTATTTAAATCTGTGTATAATTAAAAAATTGCTAATGGTTGTGGTCGGTTAGTAAATACTCGTATATTATTAAGTAGGGACTTCGAATTTGAGTTTCAATGCGAGTACCAAATATCGAGTGGGACACCAAAGTAACACTGCAGCTGTAAGTTTTACAGAGGTGAAGACAACGTTAGAATATGAGTAATGTTAATCTGTATatgaagacataattaagtatAGTTTAATTAATCTAATTTGTATGTAAACATATATCATTGTACCAGTATTATTTTAGAAAAGATATTCCATATAGGTGATGACAAAAAATATAATATAGTTTGTATTAGGTAACACGTCGCACTTGTAACAGTATACTTAAGTTTCACACAGGTGAAgacaaaataattacatactatcTTAGTCCAGATAATTGAAGCAGTGTATTAATAAATGAAGTTTCCCTGGGGTGAAGACAAAAGCATACATATATTATCTTAATCTGGATATAATCAATAGAAATAGACTAAAAAAGAATTTCCACAGAGATGAAGTCAAAAATACAGTAGAAATAGTTATCATAGTCTGTGTAACATATACTGTAgatttatttaaatttaaaatataaaatcataGAGGTGAAGACAAAACTACAACATAATTTCTCTTACTTTGAATACAAAAACAGATTATTGCAACAGTATATTAAAACAGAATCTTCATGTATGCAGGTGAAGACAAAatgcagtaaaataattaaaatatattcCAGCGCGCAGTACATAAATACGGATCTCTATAGCAACATAATGtactataatttattttaatctGTATATAAACAAAGATATATATCATCTATAGGAGTATACTTAATAAAAGAAGTTTCACATAGGTGAATAAAAAAATACAGTACAATTTATAGGTACAAACGCAGATCAAGAGTAAGGCAAAAAAAGGTGCTTATAATTTATGTTAACCTctataaaaacaaccatgaatcTTGGTTTGAAATAAGCACAATAAGTCACTATTGTAGTATATCAGTAGCAAAAACATATAGTATATTTTACATTTGTCTGCATACAAACATACGACTCGAAAAGAAGACACAGAGGTGAAGACAACAAAGGAGAAGTATAATTTAAGTCATAAATATgttatatttatttaaatattgttaATTTTATCTTGTTTAATATATTTaatcaaaatttaaatttaacaCGGCGAGTTCTTTTAATTTCTAATATTTGAATTTATAGAGTAGCAGAGTGCCGATGTGGCAAGTGACGTAATATACCCCGACCCAAATATTTGACACTCCAGTCATTCAGGGGGGAGCCACAAGTTTGCGCACAACCCAATAATTTTGGCTCAAACCTTATATTTttgttaaaaaatttatttaatatgtataaataatttatTCAAAACCCTATAAACTTATACCTTTTCTAAAATTTAGAACTCATAAATTTAAAATTCTAACTCCGCATCTGCATTCATTTTATTTGTTAAGCATTTTACACATAATTTAATTATAGATTTATAACAATATTGTTATAGTTGTGAGTAATGTTGAATTACTTTGAAATTAATAAAGATAATCAATAATATAACATATAAAGAAGAGCAGTTTCACATGGGCCAAGATATAAATACAATAAATTTATCTTAGTCCATACATATACATTATATATTTATATctgtatatttaaaaaataaaaatcgtgGTATTAAAGGCTAAAAGATGCGCAAACATGGCGAGGAGGGCGCGACGTGTTAATGAAGAGTCAAAACTCCTTTACCACTATTCACTACTATATTAGCATTAAAATCCACGTACCTCACATGCATGATTAAATACTGTTTTACGTGTCTTTTTCCTTTTAGTTGTTCGGATATACGTTTGTATACAAGAGAAAattaaaaacatatatatatgttttgaATTTAAGAGTACACATCGCAATTATGTTAATTGTGTAAATATTAGTACAACATCATGGCTTCATCAAACTGAATACCATTCCTTCAATTCTCAATTTATGTGATAAAGATGCTTGATTATGCACTGTGTTTAATAATGAAAGAAAGTCTTTTGAAAATTATgatctaaaataaataataaatatgtaTGGCTATAAGCTAAGTCATCTTCTTTAAAGTTTAATATTAACTAAATATAAAGAgatgttatttttcttttgagACTGTCCAAAAAAAAGTATTACATAAATTGAACAGAAAAAGTATTACTGCTGCTTGCATTTGTTTTACTCCCTATGTCTCATTTTATGTGTTATAGTTCGAATTTTAGAGTCAAGCTTTTTAATTTTGCACGTAAATTCGAATATGAAgcatcaaaaattttaaaataaaatttgcgTGTTTGATAAAACTATGTAAAAAATACTATAAGttacaaataatttaaaatatttaaaagtcgAAAGAAAAGTTTTTTTGAGTATTGATTAGGAGGGAGGGAGGAGTAATTAGTTGCATATATGTCACGAAGGAGTATTTTGTAGACCAAATCCACTTGACCCAAGGCAGTCATTTACTTTAAACGTCAGTCGTTTTCCTGCCATATTCCTTAAATCATCTTTCCCAAAAGTTTCCCTTATAATTTATTCATTTTTACTTTTTCCTTTCTTCATTCatattcacttttacttgtcaaatattttataaataaattttaaattttacttgtcacttttaacATTTCAagagaagataatttttttttcttgttataCCCACAGTATTAATTACTCACttcaaattattttcttaattttattaaaaatatgcatcaattaatatgaataTCATAGTAAATTATGTACTTTATGTATTATTTCTTAGAGAATGTGCAAAACGCATAGTgtacaagtaaaagtgaacggaggggtAGTTTCTTGTGCTTCCCGCACCCTCCCTTGATTGGTCAAAAAAACTGAATCTTAATTTTGCAATTAACAACTCGTAGCAATATATAATGATCAAGTGGATTTTAATTACCAACTGATTTACAATGGTAAAAGTTTTTGGCATGATTAGAAACTTAATTACATGTCTCTAATAATGGTGAAGATTTACGCTATATATCTTTCACTTAGTTGTATGACTCACTCGACTTACATTTAAATTCACAACGGCGTTATTGAATTTGAACCGATCGAACAGTCAAAGTTAATATTGATTTCTTTTATTTGTCATGTGAAATGAATTGCACTTAATTAATTTTGAGCCTGCTCCAAATAATTAGGATACAGGCATGGTTAACGTTTCATCGTGGAAAGCAATATGAATATCTAAACTTGAATTTTCAACCAAGTGATGCTGATTCTACGTTTCACGTTTGTGTGTGATATATATAATATGAATACTTTATAGGGGGACTGAATTAATTATAAAGTATGAATGCTTTTAAAATATATGCGCCAACATTGGCGAGGAGGGTGCGACGTTAGTCAAAATTCCATTATTAATTAATACTCTGTTAGCATCAAATTCCACGTGCTTCACATGCATGATTAAATACTATTTTACGtgtgttttctccatttagtcgTTCCCCCGGTGCGCGTTTGTGTGAACAAGAAAAATTACAActtatatttttcttaattttttaagCGTAcccccaaaattcaactagtagTGATGATATCTAATGTAATCTATTAGTTAAACCAATTAATAATAAATcagttcaaatgatatttattaagagaaaaaatgataatacaactgaactattatacaaagaatttcccaaggactggtagtacaaatcatgagtttttaagatttagatttttacaagactgaacttaaataattacaacatatgttgaaatgtaaatgaacataACTCGAATCTgatgctaccaaggacaagtgatactcataactggaatgcaggtacatcttcagatccagctcccgccgtacgcAACAAcctcaacatccaacatctgcacgcaaggtgcagaagtatagtatgagtacaaccgaccccatgtactcaataaataacaaacctaaccttaggttgaaagtagtgacgagctgggacaatggtcagagtccaactccaataatcagtaacagttcataacaatataataaagatggtatAAGAAAtagctcagctcgttcacaattacgaaaaataggcatatttttcaagtataacagcaaatctcaaatctttcaccgaaaacaccaaaaatatgagtaagtttgaaaacagtgatttttttcaaaaactttcaacaacaattaagaagtctcattatcagatggcatgaggaaagtacatctctatgcctacatgacaatgtgcatgtgaatgtcataaatgtcacaaaaatGTGTAACATGAGGGAATGCATCTATATGCATGTGTgccaagtatacatgtcaatgcaatgcaccACAGTGATGAACTTATATacccacactctcagagtacttaaaTCTCAGTGTCTCACACTCTCACTCATCACGcccaatcactcaacacactcggtcactcagcactgtacgacaTCTGCTGCGGTGCACAacctgatcccatcatgaatcaatagaacccgcactcactgtgggtgtgcagactccggaggggccaatccagcccaaacgatataataagccaaatcctggcatgaatcaataaagcctgatccgcacagacaactcacgtactgtacgaataactcacgtgccatagtatcaatatctggatctgcgcggtcaactcacgtgctgcacggataacttacgtgttatagtatcattatctggatccgcacggataactcacgtgctacagtatcaatatttggattcgaacgaacaactcatgtgctataatatcaatatttggatccgcacggacaactcatgtgctgcacagataactcacgtgctatagtatcaatatcctcataatcagtccctcagcctcactcagtcatcaacctctccagtctctcgggctcacaatgtcatgaaaaatcagcccaaaatgatgatgagatgtatcaataaattgtatcagagactgatatatgatatgcaaaggaatgcgtatgactgagtacgtaattgcaatgtaaacaaataactcaacaacataaaTGACCTCACTGGCCCCCCAAcaagataagcatatagcctagacatgatttctagcattaaTTACAGCTCGAGTGCCCTAACACATAGAGTTCAGTAAAAATATTctgataagatagctacacagttccatggaatcgagtaaatcacaattcacacagtgcacgcccacacgcccatcacctagcatgcgcgtcacctcgacatcaatcacataacacgtaattcgagattttataccctcagcaccaagtttagaagtgttacttatctcgaacaagcagGTGCGCCTCTTCCTACACATCTGTGATGATCCCCAGCCAAGccttccttcgcttctgcgaccaactgTCCGCATCTGCGTCCCATTCTACCCTagatgcggaaacaccagaaTCAGCAGCCTTAGCCAAATGCAACATGTGACGAAATGGTCCGAACCTCATTAGAAACTctcccgagcccctcaggaccccgtccgaatataccaacaagtaccatgacataacacggacctactcgaggcctcaaatcacgtataacaacattgaaataacgaatcgcacctcaaatcaaaagtaATGAACTtagaacttttaacttccaaaactcgcgtcgaaacatatccaatcaactcggaatgaactcaaattttgcacacaagtcccaaatgatataacgaaactatttcaattcccggaaccacaatcaaaatccgatatctacaaagtcaactctcggtcaaacttatgaactttccaatccttcaaatttctaaattttcgccaattagtgccgaatccttctaaaaatatttaaatgcaaattcgggcatacgtttgagtctaaaattaccatccggacctaacagaacaaTCAAAACTTCATTTCGAGGTCAAatttataaaagtcaaacttaaccacctcttccaacttaaagcttcaatcatgaaatttattcttccaaatcgattccgaataacatGAACACCAAAATCgaagattcacacaagtcataatacatcatatggagctactcatgccttcaaactaccgagcaaagtgcaaattctcgaaacgactggtcgggttatTATACGTACACATAATCAGTGTAAATAAAATCTGCGAGAATAAAATACGTTAATTGTATAAATATTAGTTTTATTTTGTCAATATGTAAAATTTAAATTCTTATCAATTACTCCCTATGTTTCTTATATGTgacatattttctttttaatcaattttaaaaaaaaattatttgaaaactTTTTATAGTATCTTTATTTGATTTTAACAATGACCCATAG
This region of Nicotiana tomentosiformis chromosome 4, ASM39032v3, whole genome shotgun sequence genomic DNA includes:
- the LOC104111855 gene encoding putative phospholipid-transporting ATPase 9 produces the protein MKTGRRKRIQFSKIYTFKCGEASFLGDDHSQIGGPGYSRVVYCNEPNSFEAGIRDYAGNYVSTTKYTAATFLPKSLFEQFRRVANFYFLVIAILSFTPLTPYSAASAVVIPLVIVIGATMVKEGVEDGRRKQQDVEVNNRKVKVHQENGVFDHTEWKILRVGDIVKVEKDEFFPADLLLLSSSYEDGVCYVETMNLDGETNLKLKQALTGTSSLHEDSHFEDFKAFVKCEDPNANLYTFVGTMEYEGKHYPLSPQQLLLRGSKLRNTDYIYGAVIFTGHDTKVMQNATDPPSKRSTVERKMDKIVYFLFGVLFTMSFVGSVCFGILTKEDLNGGRKRWYLRPDESDIYFDPNGATAAAIYHFLTAVMLYSYLIPISLYVSIEIVKVLQTIFINQDIHMYHEETDKPAHARTSNLNEELGQVDTILSDKTGTLTCNSMEFVKCSVAGTAYGRGITEVERALAKRNGSPLMVNDQNLVEDSAVSTRKSTIKGFNFVDERIMNGSWVHEPHLEVIQKFFRLLAVCHTVIPEVDDGTREISYEAESPDEAAFVIAAREIGFELFKRTQTSVSVHELDLASGKKVERSYRILNVLEFDSTRKRMSVIVKDEEGKILLLCKGADSVIFERLAKSGREFEEETREHVNEYADAGLRTLILAYREISKEEYQVFNEQFSEAKNSVSADRDALIDEATEKIEKELILLGATAVEDKLQQGVPECIDKLAQAGIKIWVLTGDKMETAINIGYACSLLRQGMKQIVINLESPDIIAIEKAGEKDAIARASKESVLRQIIEGKALLTSSSTEAFALIIDGKSLTYALEDDTKRLFLDLAIRCAAVICCRSSPKQKALVTRLVKFETKKTTLAIGDGANDVGMLQEADIGIGISGVEGMQAVMSSDIAIAQFQFLERLLLVHGHWCYRRISSMICYFFYKNVAFGFTLFLYESYASFSGQLAYNDWFLALYNVFFTSLPVIALGVFDQDVSARYCLKFPILYQEGIQNVLFSWRRIIGWMLNGICSAVIIFFICIRVLDPQAFNKDGKTGDHAIVGATMYTCVVWVVNCQMALAVSYFTLIQHILIWGGIALWYIFLLIYGSMPTTFSTNAYQVFVEALVPSPLYWLVTILVVISALVPYFAYDAIQFRFFPMYHGMIQWIRYEGNSNDPEYCNDVRQRSIRLTTVGVTARSIASTNSSLKDRKSNHRYHLIRVLSGR